A single window of Mycolicibacterium aurum DNA harbors:
- a CDS encoding mycofactocin-coupled SDR family oxidoreductase has product MGNLDGHVAFITGAARGMGRAHAVTLAGAGADIIAVDICAEFDSTDYPGSTPDDLAETVRLVERQGRRILARQADVRDPEALDDVVADAMREFGRLDIVIANAGIIRVSDTEDRRQTFRDVVEVNLIGAWNTVDAAIPALIAGGRGGSIVLVSSTQGIKAAGERPGIQAYGASKRALVALMQGWALQLAPHSIRVNAIHPSGVATDMIINESTIGLAEAGDAWLASQQNALPIALLQPTDIAGAVAWLVSDAAAFITGTSWPLDAGFTLRS; this is encoded by the coding sequence ATGGGCAACCTGGACGGTCACGTCGCCTTCATCACCGGTGCCGCCCGCGGGATGGGGCGCGCGCACGCCGTCACGCTGGCCGGTGCGGGCGCCGACATCATCGCCGTCGACATCTGCGCGGAGTTCGACTCGACCGATTACCCAGGGTCGACCCCGGACGACCTGGCCGAGACGGTGAGACTTGTTGAGCGGCAGGGCCGACGGATCCTGGCCCGGCAGGCCGACGTGCGTGACCCGGAAGCGCTCGACGACGTGGTGGCCGACGCCATGCGCGAGTTCGGCCGCCTCGACATCGTGATCGCCAACGCGGGCATCATCCGGGTGAGCGACACCGAAGATCGGCGGCAGACCTTCCGCGATGTCGTCGAGGTCAACCTGATCGGCGCGTGGAACACCGTCGACGCCGCCATTCCGGCGCTGATCGCCGGGGGCCGCGGTGGCTCGATCGTGCTGGTCAGTTCCACCCAGGGGATCAAGGCGGCGGGCGAAAGGCCGGGCATCCAGGCCTACGGCGCCTCCAAACGCGCACTGGTGGCGCTGATGCAGGGTTGGGCGCTGCAACTCGCGCCGCACTCGATCCGGGTCAACGCCATCCACCCCAGTGGTGTTGCCACCGACATGATCATCAACGAGTCCACCATCGGGCTGGCCGAGGCGGGCGACGCGTGGCTGGCCAGCCAACAGAACGCCCTTCCCATCGCGCTGCTGCAGCCGACGGACATCGCCGGCGCGGTGGCCTGGCTGGTGTCCGATGCGGCGGCGTTCATCACCGGCACCTCGTGGCCGCTCGACGCCGGATTCACGCTGCGCAGTTGA